The Etheostoma cragini isolate CJK2018 chromosome 5, CSU_Ecrag_1.0, whole genome shotgun sequence genome contains a region encoding:
- the LOC117944345 gene encoding cilia- and flagella-associated protein 157-like produces the protein MGDEIGLEDKVKSLYLIQIKYLDEQLERRQLQCDELEQQNKNLASQYSMLEKDKQDITEYLKHAVLRKDKEAEELAAWLESQQRIGQQDREARKLQQSQEVQELQDQIDELTSESRVLGAKFEEQHELEEQLEQLLLHQSDIESLRKQLVSENEEHDAAIENLKNDAESERNKMFKDKWGTLEVCVRKKVSHIVQEERAQHRELREKVKELLERNTELWSEKDEQRDKEDVLCFYLDNSKEEIERVSKKIFTSKKEVEQLTKNCRQLRGKIKSCSTAYESTLTEKEALRRRLVSVSEKCHQETAQVGMLRAELQRERSMRRQLEAMVQEAVLILSHIVTDSEKASETQWKRLQEILKSPPPQGPVSTPEEEPQTCEPEAARAQTLNIGTDPLFLLARYRPGDLGLVSRPTWKQKAAISRSLHPNVSQQETVRSEDIQL, from the exons ATGGGTGATGAAATCGGTCTTGAGGACAAAGTGAAGTCGTTATATTTGATACAAATTAAATACCTGGATGAGCAGTTGGAAAG ACGTCAGCTTCAGTGTGATGAGCTGGAGCAGCAGAACAAAAACCTGGCCTCTCAGTACAGCATGCTGGAGAAGGACAAGCAAGACATCACCGAGTACCTGAAACACGCTGTGCTTCGCAAAGACAAGGAGGCGGAGGAGCTGGCTGCGTGGCTGGAGAGTCAGCAGCGGATTGGCCAGCAGGACAGAGAGGCCCGGAAGCTGCAGCAGAGCCAGGAAGTTCAGGAGCTGCAGGACCAAATTGATGAGCTGACCTCAGAGAGCAGGGTGCTGG GGGCAAAGTTTGAGGAGCAACATGAGCTGGAGGAGCAGCTGGAGCAGCTGTTGCTGCACCAATCTGACATTGAGTCTCTAAGGAAGCAGCTAGTTAGTGAGAACGAGGAGCATGACGCTGCCATCGAGAACCTGAAGAATGACGCAGAGTCGGAGAGGAACAA GATGTTCAAGGACAAGTGGGGCACTTTGGAGGTTTGCGTTAGGAAGAAGGTCTCACACATCGTCCAGGAGGAGAGGGCTCAGCACAGAGAGCTCCGGGAGAAGGTCAAAGAACTTCTGGAAAGGAACACAGAACTGTGGAGTGAGAAGGACGAGCAGCGAGACAAAGAAGAtgttctttgcttttatttggaCAACTCGAAGGAAGAAATTGAAAGGGTCAGCAAGAAGATCTTCACCAGCAAGAAG GAGGTGGAGCAGCTGACGAAGAACTGCCGGCAGCTGAGGGGGAAGATAAAGAGCTGTAGCACCGCCTACGAGAGCACGCTGACCGAGAAAGAGGCTCTCAG ACGGCGCCTGGTTTCAGTGTCAGAGAAGTGCCATCAGGAAACGGCCCAGGTAGGAATGCTGAGGGCCGagctgcagagggagagaagcaTGAGGAGGCAGCTGGAGGCCATGGTGCAGGAAGCAGTCTTGATTCTCAGCCACATCGTGACG GACTCAGAGAAGGCATCCGAGACTCAGTGGAAGAGGCTGCAGGAGATCCTGAAGAGCCCTCCCCCCCAAGGTCCCGTCTCCACTCCTGAGGAGGAACCACAGACCTGTGAGCCTGAAGCAGCCAG AGCTCAGACCCTGAACATCGGTACAGATCCGTTGTTCCTGTTGGCCCGCTACCGACCAGGCGACCTGGGCCTCGTATCCCGACCCACGTGGAAACAGAAAGCAGCCATCTCCAGGTCACTCCATCCTAATGTCTCTCAACAG GAAACCGTGCGGTCAGAAGACATCCAGCTGTGA